A window of the Helianthus annuus cultivar XRQ/B chromosome 4, HanXRQr2.0-SUNRISE, whole genome shotgun sequence genome harbors these coding sequences:
- the LOC110933718 gene encoding protein FAR1-RELATED SEQUENCE 5-like: protein MASSSSSTNNGAIIVDALIGSNDDDGHERIDESTDAINSSYGSHNVRPLRLYDVDQLGDITSHVYNTTDGTKFWKPLVSLEYTPTIGMVFDTWSDVENMYKSYAERSGFSVRLGAMKKNGTVVTHRYMQCTRSSKPKQTQLESMDPSAFKVSRSSNYKVTNCRARLKLKAISGTTKFFIYGFIEAHNHGLVDKDNLDFTRKRRKLSYDDQRFIHKLSLNKIGPNVVHKIRASLKGGHHNVQGTVVEFKNFTRDLRSFIGKKDAQMVVDTLKARMINLPNFFFECVVVDGELRSLFWADDVSKCNYEAFGDVLGFDATYHTNQYNMIFVPFTGVDHHKKCVTFGAGLLYDETIGSYTWLLTTFLKPNNNKQPTLVLTDQDAAMKQAVSGVFNKSIHRLCMWHIVRKIPAKIAGDVLENIDLRAAIHKLV from the exons ATGGCTTCATCCAGCAGTTCTACAAACAATGGTGCAATTATTGTTGACGCATTAATCGGTTCTAACGATGATGACGGACATGAACGCATCGATGAGTCAACTGATGCTATCAATTCAAGTTATGGCAGTCATAATGTCCGTCCATTACGTCTGTATGACGTTGATCAATTag GAGATATAACCAGCCATGTATACAACACAACTGATGGAACAAAGTTCTGGAAACCTTTGGTGTCTCTTGAATATACACCTACTATCGGAATGGTTTTTGACACATGGAGCGACGTTGAGAATATGTACAAGTCTTATGCTGAGAGGTCTGGGTTTTCTGTACGTTTGGGTGCCATGAAGAAAAATGGAACTGTTGTTACACATAGGTATATGCAATGTACTAGATCCAGTAAACCTAAGCAAACACAACTTGAATCAATGGACCCTAGTGCTTTTAAAGTATCTCGAAGTAGCAACTACAAAGTTACTAACTGCAGGGCGCGGCTAAAGCTTAAAGCTATCTCAGGCACTACAAAATTTTTCATTTATGGTTTTATTGAAGCTCATAATCATGGATTGGTCGACAAGGACAATCTAGACTTTACCAGAAAAAGGAGGAAACTTAGTTATGACGACCAGAGGTTCATTCACAAACTAAGCTTGAACAAAATTGGCCCTAATGTTGTGCATAAGATTCGAGCTTCGTTAAAGGGTGGGCACCATAATGTACAAGGAACTGTAGTAGAATTCAAAAATTTCACTAGAGATCTACGGTCTTTTATCGGCAAGAAGGATGCACAAATGGTTGTTGATACGTTAAAAGCTCGTATGATAAACCTGCCAAATTTCTTTTTTGAATGTGTGGTGGTTGACGGTGAGTTAAGATCATTGTTCTGGGCTGATGACGTATCCAAATGCAATTACGAAGCCTTCGGAGATGTGTTAGGTTTTGATGCAACATATCATACGAATCA gTATAACATGATATTTGTTCCATTTACCGGTGTCGATCACCATAAAAAGTGTGTCACCTTTGGTGCTGGGCTATTATATGATGAAACAATTGGTTCTTACACGTGGTTGCTTACCACATTCCTTAAACCTAATAACAATAAGCAACCAACGTTGGTGTTGACCGATCAGGATGCTGCGATGAAACAAGCAGTTTCTGGTGTATTCAATAAATCTATTCACCGGCTGTGTATGTGGCATATTGTAAGGAAAATTCCTGCAAAG ATTGCAGGTGATGTATTGGAAAATATAGACTTGAGAGCTGCTATACATAAGCTGGTTTGA
- the LOC110933717 gene encoding protein FAR1-RELATED SEQUENCE 6-like, translated as MCFDTAIDGQRYTQRRLEFESNTIAPSMPKNVPIERHASKLYTHTLLLEVQKEIYRGMTFCYIASKNPELDGVKIYTIVHTNRQYKDINEFEVSFDTRDRSVSFSCMGYTRLGYLCRHAFCVYRYNQVDEIPVQYQPGRWKRDILPRRVFSMSNTYSADTDAESVFRNEIFDLVIEYTSILIV; from the exons ATGTGTTTCGACACAGCAATTGATGGGCAACGGTACACTCAACGCAGATTGGAGTTTGAAAGTAACACAATAGCACCATCAATGCCGAAGAACGTGCCTATCGAAAGACATGCCTCGAAGTTATATACACATACGCTACTTTTGGAGGTGCAAAAAGAGATATACAGAGGCATGACATTCTGCTATATTGCTTCAAAAAACCCAGAACTTGATGGGGTAAAAATTTATACCATTGTTCATACTAACAGGCAGTACAAAGATATTAATGAATTTGAG GTCAGTTTTGATACACGTGATAGATCGGTTTCATTTTCGTGTATGGGTTATACGCGCCTTGGCTATTTGTGTAGGCATGCCTTTTGCGTGTATAGATACAATCAGGTTGATGAAATTCCCGTTCAGTATCAACCTGGTAGATGGAAACGAGACATATTGCCAAGGAGGGTTTTTAGCATGTCGAACACGTATTCTGCCGATACAGACGCAGAATCTGTATTCCGGAATGAGATTTTTGATTTGGTCATTGAGTATACGAGTATACTGATCGTTTAA